In the Devosia sp. SL43 genome, one interval contains:
- a CDS encoding LysE family translocator, producing the protein MPDFSTIILFAAASLVLTATPGPDMLLIASRSVSQGRSAGFLTYAGIALGTYCHALAAALGLSQVFLTVPIAYEIVRWAGCAYLLYLAYKTVRAEGAAFSPSSTLKRLSRRRIFAEGLATNLLNPKMALFVLALFPQFVAPEGGSMIVQMLVLATVLNGIGFVVNGSVILLGSHIRGRLRGVSRFPKLPQYLLAAVFTGLACRLALGTRS; encoded by the coding sequence ATGCCGGACTTCTCCACGATCATCCTATTTGCCGCCGCTTCGCTGGTCCTTACCGCGACACCTGGTCCGGATATGCTACTGATTGCGTCGCGCAGCGTCAGCCAGGGCCGATCCGCCGGGTTCCTGACCTATGCCGGAATAGCGCTTGGCACCTACTGTCATGCTCTCGCCGCAGCGCTCGGCCTATCGCAAGTCTTCCTGACCGTTCCAATCGCCTACGAGATCGTGCGGTGGGCGGGTTGCGCCTACCTTCTCTACCTCGCCTACAAAACCGTTCGCGCAGAGGGGGCCGCCTTTTCACCGTCATCCACATTGAAGCGGCTGTCCAGAAGACGGATTTTTGCGGAGGGTCTTGCGACAAATCTCCTCAATCCGAAGATGGCGCTTTTCGTCCTGGCGCTCTTTCCGCAATTCGTCGCGCCCGAGGGCGGCTCGATGATTGTTCAGATGCTCGTTCTCGCCACTGTCCTGAACGGAATCGGTTTCGTTGTGAACGGTAGCGTCATTCTTCTTGGAAGCCATATTCGCGGCAGACTTCGCGGAGTCAGCCGTTTTCCGAAGCTGCCGCAATATCTTCTTGCAGCCGTGTTTACGGGGCTGGCATGCCGTTTGGCTCTGGGAACAAGGAGCTAG
- the miaB gene encoding tRNA (N6-isopentenyl adenosine(37)-C2)-methylthiotransferase MiaB, whose protein sequence is MTETRANTKKLFIKTYGCQMNVYDSDRMMDALAPHGYETTLDMTQADLVLLNTCHIREKASEKVFSELGRLKELQTERRALGGDMMIGVAGCVAQAEGEEIARRAPVVDMVFGPQAYHKLPSMLAEAEAQRHMHPSLKRAVIDTDFPEEDKFEHLPAARKEVTIKRGLTAFLTVQEGCDKFCSFCVVPYTRGAEVSRPVAQVIAEARGLVEAGVKEITLLGQNVNAYHGLDGAGRSVGLGELAYLLAEIPGLERLRYTTSHPRDMDDALMAAHRDLDILMPYLHLPVQSGSDNILKAMNRRHTAAEYLDVIERIKTARPDMALSGDFIVGFPGETDQDFEDTLKIIADVGYASAYSFKYSTRPGTPGANLGDQIAEEVKNERLWRLQDLVNAQTTAFHASCVGKTLPVLIERPGRMPGQVGGRSPYLQAVHLEGSTELIGAIHQVEIVGTSTNSLVGRLKVAVAA, encoded by the coding sequence ATGACCGAGACGCGCGCCAATACCAAGAAGCTGTTCATCAAGACCTATGGTTGCCAGATGAACGTCTATGACAGCGACCGCATGATGGATGCGCTGGCGCCACACGGCTATGAGACGACGCTGGATATGACCCAGGCCGACCTCGTGCTGCTCAATACCTGCCACATCCGCGAAAAGGCTTCCGAGAAGGTGTTTTCCGAACTCGGCCGGCTCAAGGAATTGCAGACCGAGCGTCGTGCTTTGGGCGGCGACATGATGATCGGCGTGGCCGGTTGCGTGGCGCAGGCCGAGGGCGAAGAGATCGCCCGGCGGGCCCCTGTCGTCGACATGGTGTTCGGCCCGCAGGCCTATCACAAGCTGCCCAGCATGCTGGCCGAGGCCGAGGCCCAGCGGCACATGCATCCGAGCCTCAAACGCGCGGTCATCGACACCGATTTCCCCGAGGAAGACAAGTTCGAGCACCTGCCCGCCGCCCGCAAGGAAGTCACCATCAAGCGCGGCCTGACGGCGTTCCTTACTGTGCAGGAAGGCTGCGACAAGTTCTGCTCGTTCTGCGTAGTGCCATACACCCGCGGTGCCGAAGTCTCGCGACCGGTGGCACAGGTGATCGCCGAGGCACGCGGTCTGGTCGAAGCCGGTGTGAAGGAAATCACGCTGCTCGGGCAGAACGTCAACGCCTATCACGGGCTTGACGGTGCGGGTCGCTCAGTGGGGCTGGGCGAACTGGCCTATCTGCTGGCCGAAATCCCCGGCCTCGAACGCCTGCGCTATACCACCAGCCATCCGCGCGACATGGACGACGCGCTGATGGCGGCGCATCGCGACCTCGATATCCTGATGCCCTATCTGCACCTGCCGGTGCAGTCGGGTTCGGACAACATTTTGAAGGCGATGAACCGGCGCCACACGGCGGCCGAGTACCTTGACGTGATTGAGCGCATCAAGACGGCGCGGCCGGACATGGCGCTATCGGGCGATTTCATCGTCGGCTTTCCGGGTGAGACCGACCAGGATTTCGAGGACACGCTCAAGATCATCGCTGATGTCGGCTATGCCTCGGCCTATTCGTTCAAATACTCGACTCGACCGGGCACGCCGGGTGCAAACCTGGGCGACCAGATCGCCGAAGAGGTCAAGAACGAGCGCCTGTGGCGGCTGCAGGACTTGGTCAATGCCCAGACTACGGCATTTCACGCCAGCTGTGTCGGCAAGACGCTGCCCGTCTTGATCGAACGGCCCGGCCGCATGCCGGGTCAGGTGGGTGGGCGCTCGCCCTATCTGCAGGCGGTGCATCTGGAGGGAAGCACCGAGCTGATCGGGGCGATCCATCAGGTGGAGATCGTGGGAACGAGCACGAACTCGCTGGTGGGACGGCTGAAGGTGGCTGTGGCGGCTTAG
- a CDS encoding sensor histidine kinase — translation MAASDQDSAAEVQDRQERRRLWTRSQPVALYLFALVLAILIPALIVSLVLLNRNNHAQEEVVRGLTNATVQAMGQSVDREIAGMITTLRVLSTSESLVANNFEHFHNRAVTALAGSGAYLLALDADFGQLLNTRVAYGEPLGRTSDPATASEALERGLPTVSGLFFGQTAQRWVFNVLLPVPDNARAVLLGLTQNAQNLAGTLQSRQLPSGWHAALVDGGNLVIAATPDAGFATGDVLPMRQTLDSAPDQWQRERFDGQEVVTAEWRSALSGWRVIAWASGEAIARPLDDSLLWLAAWGAIIAIAAALIAFLIAQRISQSVRGLRRDARRLGRGEALAAKTYPVAEIAEVSRALADASAQRQAADNDVRFLMREVAHRSKNQMTVIAAMARQTARGASDVPSYVASFERRIMGLARSTDLLLTHGRAGVALGELLESQIAAFAPPDSKRVRLTGPVIRLNVQAAQILGMAAHELATNAAKYGAFSGDDGTLLVQWKIVDARLDLTWRETVRQLLETNDRVGFGTTVLKTMVGHSLGAEVERVCHSDGIEWRFAIPLAALDPDHVPATAAAAAADE, via the coding sequence ATGGCGGCGTCAGACCAGGACAGCGCGGCGGAGGTCCAGGACCGGCAGGAGCGGCGGCGTCTATGGACGCGGTCGCAGCCGGTTGCGCTCTATCTTTTTGCGCTGGTCCTCGCGATCCTCATTCCAGCGCTCATCGTGTCGCTGGTGCTGCTCAACCGCAACAACCATGCGCAGGAAGAGGTGGTGCGCGGCCTGACCAATGCCACGGTGCAAGCCATGGGCCAATCGGTCGATCGCGAGATCGCTGGCATGATCACCACCTTGCGTGTGCTGTCGACCAGCGAATCGCTGGTCGCCAACAATTTTGAACACTTTCATAATCGCGCCGTCACCGCGCTGGCCGGGAGCGGGGCTTACCTACTGGCCCTCGATGCCGATTTCGGCCAGTTGCTCAATACCCGCGTCGCCTATGGCGAGCCGCTGGGCCGCACCTCCGACCCCGCCACTGCAAGCGAGGCGTTGGAGCGGGGCCTCCCCACCGTATCCGGATTGTTCTTCGGCCAAACCGCCCAGCGCTGGGTGTTCAATGTGCTGCTGCCAGTGCCCGACAACGCCCGGGCGGTGTTGCTGGGGCTGACCCAGAATGCGCAGAACCTGGCCGGTACCTTACAATCGCGGCAATTGCCTAGCGGCTGGCACGCGGCCTTGGTCGATGGCGGCAATCTGGTGATCGCGGCAACACCGGATGCCGGCTTTGCTACGGGTGACGTGCTGCCGATGCGCCAGACTCTGGATTCGGCGCCCGACCAATGGCAGCGCGAGCGCTTCGACGGCCAGGAAGTGGTGACCGCCGAATGGCGCTCGGCCCTGTCGGGCTGGCGCGTCATCGCCTGGGCCTCGGGCGAGGCTATTGCCCGGCCGCTCGACGATTCCCTGCTCTGGTTGGCGGCCTGGGGCGCGATCATTGCCATTGCTGCGGCACTCATCGCCTTTCTGATCGCCCAGCGCATCAGCCAGTCAGTGCGTGGGCTGCGACGCGACGCCAGGCGCTTGGGGCGCGGCGAGGCCCTGGCGGCTAAGACCTATCCCGTGGCCGAGATAGCCGAAGTGTCCCGCGCCTTGGCCGACGCTTCGGCGCAGCGGCAGGCCGCCGACAACGACGTGCGCTTCCTGATGCGCGAAGTGGCGCATCGCTCCAAGAACCAGATGACCGTCATTGCTGCCATGGCCCGGCAGACGGCGCGTGGCGCCAGCGACGTGCCCAGCTATGTCGCCAGTTTCGAGCGCCGCATTATGGGCCTGGCCCGCTCCACCGACCTGCTGCTGACCCACGGTCGGGCCGGCGTCGCGCTGGGCGAATTGCTGGAAAGCCAGATCGCAGCCTTTGCGCCGCCCGACAGCAAGCGCGTCAGGCTGACCGGGCCGGTGATCCGTCTCAATGTGCAGGCGGCACAAATCCTGGGCATGGCGGCGCATGAGCTGGCGACCAATGCCGCCAAATATGGCGCCTTTTCCGGCGATGACGGCACCCTGCTCGTGCAATGGAAAATCGTCGATGCCAGGCTCGACCTCACCTGGCGCGAAACCGTGCGCCAGCTGCTCGAGACCAATGACCGGGTGGGCTTCGGCACCACGGTGCTCAAGACCATGGTGGGCCATTCGCTGGGTGCCGAGGTCGAGCGCGTGTGCCACAGCGACGGCATCGAGTGGCGCTTTGCCATCCCGCTGGCCGCGCTCGATCCGGACCATGTGCCGGCCACTGCGGCTGCCGCGGCGGCGGACGAATAA
- a CDS encoding hemolysin family protein, whose product MNDSDSLGPTAPTNPEPPSSPASVPARGPSIWNRIKALMAMRTMSLRDDLQVALEDQGSAEADFSESERTILANVLKLSNVSVADVMVERSDIQAIEADVNLGTLIARFREVGHSRLPVYDDGLDNILGFIHVKDALSKITEPVTDTSKDVPVKLVSTVLKHKIIRLDLVRDAMFVPTFMPVGDLLQSMRASRVHMAIVVDEYGGTDGLVTIEDLLEAVVGEIEDEHDEMAASLIRKVGVDTYIADARAELSDVRIMLGPDFDPGDYAEDVDTIGGLVFDLAGHVPKRGERVSKLEGFEFEVLAADSRRIKRLRIRRKREELGEPLAITDQRSEEQKAAAE is encoded by the coding sequence ATGAACGACAGCGACAGTCTGGGCCCGACAGCGCCCACCAATCCCGAGCCTCCTTCTAGTCCCGCCTCCGTGCCAGCACGGGGGCCATCGATCTGGAACCGCATCAAGGCCCTGATGGCCATGCGGACCATGTCCTTGCGCGACGACCTGCAGGTCGCGCTCGAAGACCAGGGCAGCGCCGAGGCCGATTTCTCCGAAAGCGAACGCACGATCCTGGCCAACGTGCTCAAGCTCTCCAACGTGTCGGTTGCCGACGTGATGGTGGAGCGTTCCGATATCCAGGCCATCGAAGCCGATGTGAACCTTGGTACGCTGATCGCCAGGTTTCGTGAGGTCGGCCATTCGCGCCTGCCCGTCTATGATGACGGGCTCGACAACATTCTGGGCTTCATTCACGTCAAGGACGCGCTGAGCAAGATCACCGAGCCGGTGACCGACACCAGCAAGGACGTGCCGGTCAAGCTGGTCTCGACGGTGCTCAAGCACAAGATCATCCGGCTCGACCTGGTGCGCGACGCCATGTTCGTGCCCACCTTCATGCCGGTTGGCGATCTGCTGCAATCGATGCGTGCCTCCCGCGTGCATATGGCTATCGTGGTCGACGAATATGGCGGCACCGACGGGCTCGTCACCATCGAGGATCTGCTCGAGGCGGTGGTGGGCGAGATCGAGGACGAGCACGACGAAATGGCAGCGTCGCTGATCCGCAAGGTCGGCGTTGATACCTATATCGCCGATGCCCGCGCCGAGCTGAGCGATGTCCGCATCATGCTAGGCCCCGATTTCGACCCGGGCGACTATGCCGAGGATGTCGACACCATCGGTGGGCTGGTCTTCGATCTGGCGGGCCACGTACCCAAGCGGGGCGAGCGCGTTTCCAAGCTCGAGGGCTTCGAATTCGAAGTGCTCGCCGCCGACAGCCGCCGTATCAAGCGCCTGCGCATCCGTCGCAAGCGGGAAGAGCTGGGCGAGCCGCTGGCCATTACCGACCAGCGTAGCGAAGAACAGAAGGCTGCGGCCGAGTAG
- a CDS encoding PhoH family protein yields the protein MSPTADNALASQLELAFEDNRLAAQLYGDFDQNLALIEQRLKVSATPRGNHVLLKGAASSVDQARRVLESLYGSLEEGRSVDISDVDGVIRMIQTEDSQLTLPTLERKGKVRMAQIATRKSTIVARTPAQDAYMRSMERNELVFGVGPAGTGKTYLAVAHAASLLERGDINRIILSRPAVEAGERLGFLPGDMKEKVDPYLRPLYDALYDMMKPENVERCITSGIIEVAPLAFMRGRTLANAVVILDEAQNTTSMQMKMFLTRLGENSKMIVTGDPTQVDLPRGEKSGLVEAVNLLDGVEGVHVSRFNDKDVVRHALVGRIVRAYEADTAKRLADKESEGLARTLAAAPPRS from the coding sequence TTGTCACCGACCGCAGACAACGCACTCGCATCGCAACTCGAACTCGCTTTTGAAGACAATCGCCTCGCGGCCCAGCTGTATGGCGATTTCGACCAGAACCTGGCGCTGATCGAACAGCGGCTCAAGGTCTCGGCAACTCCCCGCGGCAATCACGTCCTGCTCAAAGGCGCGGCCTCTTCGGTCGACCAGGCCCGGCGTGTGCTCGAATCGCTCTATGGATCGCTGGAAGAAGGCCGCTCGGTCGATATCTCCGATGTCGACGGCGTCATCCGCATGATCCAGACCGAGGACAGCCAGCTCACGCTGCCGACGCTGGAGCGCAAGGGCAAGGTGCGCATGGCACAGATCGCCACGCGCAAATCCACCATCGTCGCCCGCACCCCGGCGCAGGACGCCTATATGCGCTCGATGGAGCGCAATGAGCTGGTCTTCGGTGTCGGCCCCGCCGGTACCGGCAAGACCTACTTGGCGGTCGCACACGCGGCGAGCCTGCTGGAACGCGGCGATATCAATCGCATCATCCTTTCCCGTCCGGCAGTCGAAGCCGGCGAGCGCCTGGGCTTCCTGCCCGGCGACATGAAGGAAAAGGTCGATCCCTATCTGCGTCCGCTCTATGACGCGCTCTACGACATGATGAAGCCCGAAAATGTCGAGCGGTGCATCACCTCGGGGATCATCGAAGTGGCGCCGCTCGCCTTCATGCGTGGCCGCACGCTGGCCAATGCCGTGGTCATTCTCGACGAGGCGCAGAACACCACATCGATGCAGATGAAGATGTTCCTTACCCGTCTGGGCGAGAATTCCAAAATGATCGTCACCGGCGATCCGACTCAGGTCGATCTGCCGCGCGGCGAGAAATCGGGGCTGGTCGAGGCGGTGAACCTGCTCGATGGCGTCGAAGGCGTGCATGTCAGCCGCTTCAACGACAAGGACGTGGTGCGCCACGCTCTTGTCGGCCGCATCGTCCGGGCTTACGAGGCGGATACTGCCAAGCGCCTTGCCGACAAGGAAAGCGAAGGGCTGGCCCGGACTTTGGCCGCTGCGCCGCCGCGGAGCTAG
- the rpsO gene encoding 30S ribosomal protein S15, translating into MSITAERKTALITEYAIKPNDTGSPEVQVAILSERIANLTEHFKDHGKDNHSRRGLLKLVSTRRSLLDYVKKVDENRYKTLIEKLGLRR; encoded by the coding sequence ATGTCGATCACTGCCGAGCGCAAGACCGCTCTCATCACCGAATATGCCATCAAGCCGAACGATACCGGTTCGCCGGAAGTCCAGGTGGCTATCCTGTCCGAGCGCATTGCCAACCTCACCGAGCATTTTAAGGATCACGGCAAGGACAACCATTCCCGCCGCGGCCTGCTCAAGCTGGTTTCGACCCGCCGCAGCCTTCTCGACTACGTCAAGAAGGTCGACGAGAACCGTTACAAGACCTTGATCGAAAAGCTCGGCCTGCGCCGCTAA
- a CDS encoding acetamidase/formamidase family protein, giving the protein MTTHRLVPTAWHNVLGTVPPALTIADGDSVVTETIDAGGVDKDGVQRWPGPNPMNGPIFVDGAEPGDALQVDIIRMTPVRENGWTRAVLAANVVDPERVRDLPPRDRADWIIDADAGTVRLERPVPGLEHLVLPLEPMIGCFGVAPGLSQAFSTATSAENGGNMDYRGFGPGSRAWFPIAVPGALFFLGDCHAIQGDGEIVGTGVETAMEVEIRLSVVKNRRQVWPRGENADAIFTVGNARPLEQALQHATTEMLDWLMGDYGLSAVAASHLLGQVVRYDVGNVFDPAYTMVCKVEKKWLPKR; this is encoded by the coding sequence ATGACGACGCACCGGCTGGTTCCCACGGCCTGGCACAATGTGCTGGGCACCGTGCCACCGGCGCTGACCATTGCCGACGGCGACAGCGTCGTCACCGAAACGATCGATGCCGGTGGTGTCGACAAGGACGGGGTACAGCGCTGGCCCGGTCCCAATCCGATGAATGGACCAATCTTCGTTGACGGCGCCGAGCCGGGCGATGCGCTGCAGGTCGACATCATCAGGATGACGCCGGTGCGTGAGAACGGCTGGACCCGCGCCGTGTTGGCCGCCAATGTGGTCGATCCCGAACGGGTGCGCGACCTGCCGCCGCGCGATCGGGCCGATTGGATCATTGATGCCGACGCCGGCACGGTGCGGCTGGAACGGCCCGTGCCGGGCCTGGAACATCTGGTGCTGCCGCTCGAGCCGATGATCGGCTGCTTCGGTGTCGCGCCGGGCCTTAGTCAGGCCTTTTCGACCGCCACCAGCGCCGAGAACGGCGGCAATATGGATTATCGCGGCTTCGGACCGGGCTCTCGTGCCTGGTTCCCGATTGCCGTGCCTGGAGCACTGTTCTTCCTCGGCGATTGCCACGCCATCCAGGGCGATGGCGAGATCGTCGGCACCGGCGTCGAGACCGCGATGGAAGTCGAGATTCGGCTGAGCGTGGTCAAGAACCGCAGGCAGGTTTGGCCGCGCGGCGAGAATGCCGATGCGATCTTTACCGTGGGCAATGCGCGCCCGCTGGAGCAGGCGTTGCAGCATGCCACGACCGAAATGCTGGACTGGTTGATGGGTGACTATGGGCTGTCCGCGGTGGCGGCCAGCCATCTGCTGGGGCAGGTGGTGCGCTACGACGTCGGCAACGTATTCGACCCGGCCTATACGATGGTCTGCAAGGTCGAGAAGAAGTGGCTGCCGAAGCGGTAA
- the ybeY gene encoding rRNA maturation RNase YbeY, whose translation MPTAPLDIAVIINDDAWPENLDARAEAAVLAALKLAKPKIKGAAELSILLTNDEEQHELNKQWRGKDSSTNVLSFPQIEPFGPVIGILGDITLARETLEREAVEQGVSFEAHFTHLVVHGFLHILGYDHLDDEEANQMESLETSILATLGIDDPYAD comes from the coding sequence ATGCCAACAGCACCCCTCGATATCGCCGTCATCATCAACGACGACGCCTGGCCCGAAAACCTCGACGCACGCGCCGAGGCGGCGGTGCTGGCTGCGCTCAAGCTGGCCAAGCCCAAGATCAAGGGCGCGGCCGAGTTGTCGATCCTGCTCACCAATGACGAGGAGCAGCATGAGCTCAACAAGCAGTGGCGCGGCAAGGACAGCTCGACCAATGTGCTGAGCTTCCCGCAGATCGAGCCGTTTGGTCCGGTGATCGGCATCCTGGGCGACATCACCCTGGCGCGCGAGACGCTGGAACGCGAGGCTGTTGAGCAGGGTGTGAGTTTTGAAGCCCATTTCACCCATCTGGTGGTGCATGGCTTCCTGCATATTCTGGGCTATGACCACCTTGATGATGAGGAAGCGAACCAGATGGAGAGCCTCGAAACATCGATATTGGCCACATTGGGGATAGACGACCCCTATGCCGATTAG